From the Chloroflexus aurantiacus J-10-fl genome, one window contains:
- a CDS encoding CDP-alcohol phosphatidyltransferase family protein, with translation MMPFLARFRQFYEQASLPLGHFCSRLGIHPNILTYLSLLFSVLAGYLLSQREFWWGIVVILLMGFADVLDGATARASGMASEYGTVLDHVTDRYAEAFVMGGLMLSGVVAPVWTLFAIFGMVMASYVRARAEATGKLASCNVGFAGRQEKLGLLLIGLILMPFFPDRPVLEWAVIAVGIASHITAVQRLLYTRQMLVGSARDPKLRKESGII, from the coding sequence ATGATGCCATTTCTTGCTCGTTTTCGTCAGTTTTATGAACAGGCCTCGCTTCCGCTTGGTCATTTTTGCTCCCGTTTGGGGATTCACCCAAATATACTAACCTATCTGAGTCTGCTGTTCAGTGTGCTGGCCGGTTATCTGCTCTCGCAACGTGAGTTTTGGTGGGGCATTGTCGTTATCTTGCTCATGGGATTTGCTGACGTGCTGGATGGTGCAACTGCTCGCGCAAGTGGGATGGCCAGCGAGTATGGAACAGTGCTCGATCATGTGACCGACCGCTACGCGGAGGCCTTTGTCATGGGAGGGCTGATGCTATCGGGAGTGGTCGCACCGGTTTGGACGCTGTTTGCGATCTTTGGAATGGTGATGGCTAGCTACGTCCGTGCTCGGGCAGAGGCGACCGGGAAGCTTGCTTCCTGCAACGTTGGATTTGCCGGACGACAGGAGAAGCTCGGTCTGCTGCTCATTGGTCTGATATTGATGCCGTTTTTTCCTGATCGACCGGTGCTGGAATGGGCGGTTATTGCGGTGGGTATTGCATCCCACATTACTGCCGTACAGCGCCTGTTATACACTCGTCAGATGCTGGTTGGTTCGGCTCGCGATCCCAAACTGCGAAAGGAATCTGGGATTATCTAG
- the gatC gene encoding Asp-tRNA(Asn)/Glu-tRNA(Gln) amidotransferase subunit GatC, whose translation MALSEAEVRHVARLARIALSDEEIALMQAQLSAILDYIAMLQEVDVSNVPPTAQVTGLTTVWRPDVVGEMLTQEQALANAPDQQDGMFRVRAVFDE comes from the coding sequence ATGGCGCTCTCTGAAGCAGAAGTTCGTCACGTGGCCCGACTCGCCCGGATTGCGTTGTCGGATGAAGAAATTGCTCTGATGCAGGCGCAACTCTCAGCGATCCTTGATTATATCGCGATGTTGCAGGAAGTCGATGTCAGCAATGTGCCACCAACTGCGCAGGTCACCGGGTTAACGACGGTCTGGCGACCTGATGTGGTAGGCGAGATGTTGACCCAGGAACAGGCCCTGGCAAATGCCCCCGATCAGCAAGATGGTATGTTTCGGGTACGGGCAGTGTTTGACGAGTGA
- the asnS gene encoding asparagine--tRNA ligase, with protein sequence MSLLPTATVATIARYVGQRVTLAGWVYHKTEKGKLIFILLRDGSGTIQCVTFKKNVSEETFATAQSLTQESSCRITGSVRADERAPGGYELDVESIELIGPSHEYPITPKEHGVEFLMAHRHLWVRSAKQHAILRIRAEVIAAAQEWLNEQGFVRFDTPILTATAAEGTTNLFATDYFDLGKAYLAQTGQLYVEAGMMAFGKVYCFGPTFRAEKSKTRRHLTEFWMIEPEVAFADHEDNMRLQEEFVSAIVARVLERRRDDLQTLERDTTLLEQVRPPFPRITYDEAIELIAAHQGEVEGADPLPWGEDFGAPHETLIASKFDRPVFVERFPSAVKAFYMQPDPERPEVALCADLLAPEGYGEIIGGSQRIHDPILLEQRIREHGLRIEDYEWYLDLRRYGTVPHSGFGMGIERVVAWITGTRHIRETIPFPRQLYRIYP encoded by the coding sequence ATGTCGCTGTTGCCAACTGCAACCGTTGCGACCATTGCCCGTTACGTTGGTCAGCGCGTTACTCTGGCCGGCTGGGTCTACCACAAGACCGAGAAAGGTAAACTGATCTTTATTCTCTTGCGCGACGGTAGTGGAACAATTCAATGTGTCACATTTAAGAAAAACGTCAGTGAAGAGACCTTTGCTACCGCACAATCACTCACCCAAGAGAGTTCTTGTCGTATCACCGGCAGCGTGCGAGCCGACGAGCGAGCGCCGGGTGGGTACGAACTTGATGTTGAGTCAATTGAACTCATTGGCCCTAGCCACGAATATCCAATCACTCCCAAAGAGCACGGGGTTGAATTTCTGATGGCACACCGCCACCTGTGGGTACGTTCGGCGAAGCAGCACGCCATCCTACGGATTCGGGCCGAGGTCATTGCCGCTGCCCAGGAGTGGTTGAACGAGCAGGGGTTTGTGCGCTTCGACACCCCGATCCTAACCGCGACTGCGGCTGAAGGCACCACAAATCTGTTTGCAACCGACTATTTCGATCTGGGCAAAGCGTATCTGGCCCAGACCGGTCAACTCTACGTTGAAGCCGGTATGATGGCGTTTGGGAAGGTATACTGCTTTGGCCCAACCTTCCGCGCCGAGAAGAGCAAGACTCGCCGGCATCTAACCGAATTCTGGATGATCGAGCCGGAAGTAGCCTTCGCCGATCACGAAGACAACATGCGTCTTCAAGAGGAATTTGTCAGCGCAATTGTGGCCCGTGTGCTGGAGCGGCGACGAGACGATTTGCAGACCCTGGAGCGTGACACGACCCTGCTCGAACAGGTACGACCGCCGTTTCCGCGGATTACCTACGATGAGGCTATCGAGTTGATCGCTGCGCACCAGGGGGAAGTGGAAGGTGCCGACCCATTGCCGTGGGGCGAAGATTTCGGTGCTCCTCACGAAACCTTGATTGCCTCGAAGTTTGATCGCCCGGTCTTCGTTGAACGTTTCCCATCGGCGGTTAAGGCCTTCTACATGCAACCGGACCCGGAACGCCCAGAAGTTGCGTTGTGTGCCGATCTGTTGGCTCCGGAGGGATACGGTGAGATTATCGGTGGTTCACAGCGCATTCACGACCCGATCCTTCTCGAGCAACGCATCCGTGAACACGGTCTGCGCATTGAAGACTACGAGTGGTATCTCGATCTCCGCCGCTATGGGACAGTGCCACACAGTGGCTTTGGCATGGGCATTGAGCGCGTCGTAGCCTGGATTACCGGCACTCGCCACATTCGGGAAACAATACCGTTCCCACGCCAACTGTATCGCATCTATCCATAA
- a CDS encoding M20/M25/M40 family metallo-hydrolase yields the protein MKAVVQQWYTHPAVRAALTDLADYRPTLATAIEIQQVPAPTFAERPRSLLVSQRMQALGLHDVEVDDLGNVYGRRPGSTARPGLLISAHLDTVFPADTDLSIRYEGERVYGPGIGDNSAGVAGLLRLAEMYQRFDLPNTSDIWFVANVGEEGLGDLRGMRRVVERLRTRLSTVVVIEGCDFGSLHHQAIGVRRFRIEATGPGGHSWGNFGTPSAIHVLVRLAARLTELQVPSSPRTTFNIGTISGGTSVNTIAQHANMLLDLRSVSSAALTDLVNEVYRLVEEVALEYPDVHIQLTKVGDRPSGAIPREHPLVQAAVAAYQMVGAQISFQQSSTDANIPLSLGMPAVCVGLTDGGNAHRTDEYILPFNLSRGMQALLLLSLAANTLETI from the coding sequence ATGAAAGCTGTCGTTCAGCAATGGTATACTCACCCCGCTGTGCGGGCTGCTTTGACTGATCTTGCCGACTATCGGCCAACACTGGCTACGGCAATTGAAATTCAACAGGTTCCGGCGCCAACGTTTGCTGAACGACCACGCTCATTGCTTGTCAGCCAGCGTATGCAAGCCCTCGGTCTGCACGATGTCGAGGTTGATGATCTGGGAAATGTGTATGGCCGCCGCCCGGGTAGTACCGCACGTCCAGGACTGTTGATCTCGGCTCACCTTGATACCGTTTTTCCAGCCGATACCGATCTCTCGATTCGTTATGAAGGTGAACGAGTGTATGGCCCCGGTATCGGTGACAATAGCGCAGGTGTTGCCGGCTTGCTGCGCCTGGCTGAGATGTATCAGCGCTTTGATCTGCCCAATACCAGCGACATCTGGTTTGTAGCCAATGTTGGTGAAGAGGGTCTGGGCGATCTCCGCGGTATGCGCAGGGTGGTTGAGCGCTTGCGAACCCGTCTGAGTACGGTGGTCGTCATTGAAGGTTGCGATTTCGGGTCGCTTCACCATCAGGCGATTGGTGTCCGTCGGTTTCGGATTGAAGCCACCGGCCCTGGTGGTCACTCGTGGGGAAATTTTGGTACACCGAGCGCCATTCACGTTCTGGTTCGGCTGGCTGCTAGGTTAACCGAATTGCAGGTACCATCGTCTCCCCGTACTACGTTTAATATCGGTACCATCAGTGGTGGCACGTCGGTGAATACAATTGCCCAGCACGCCAACATGCTCCTCGATCTACGCTCGGTATCGTCGGCAGCGCTCACCGATCTGGTCAATGAAGTGTATCGTCTGGTCGAAGAAGTTGCGCTTGAGTACCCGGATGTGCACATTCAGCTTACTAAAGTGGGAGATCGGCCTTCAGGTGCTATCCCTCGTGAACATCCGCTGGTTCAGGCCGCAGTCGCAGCCTATCAAATGGTCGGTGCGCAGATTTCATTTCAGCAGAGCAGCACCGATGCCAATATTCCATTGAGTCTGGGGATGCCTGCGGTTTGTGTTGGTTTGACTGATGGTGGCAATGCCCATCGTACCGATGAGTATATTTTGCCGTTTAACCTGAGTCGGGGAATGCAGGCGCTACTTCTGCTTTCGCTGGCAGCAAATACCCTTGAAACGATATGA
- a CDS encoding sortase yields MRKLLVVLLMVLILSPVPVTANTAAGTPILFRETGHTLAYAFREFYDRQGGLPIFGYPLTEVFIEDGRPVQYFERARFEWHAELALVQVGHLGRWAAAALATHPAFAPLSAPPPNADFFPETGHSLSGAFRSFWWANGGLPTFGFPLSEPFEYIDNNGQPRLVQFFERARFEWHPQNPPRYQVLLGHLGREWLAANPAPEWAMQAVATPDAAWSAVRPTRVQVPRIGVDTAVVSAGFSFGAWDVPRYTAVHYWPISGYPGTTGNIVIAGHVGYRGIIFNQLPAITVGDEVLLTVNGQIRRYTVREVLTVLPDETWVLAPTSRETLTLITCVPIGVYSHRLIVRAAPVADS; encoded by the coding sequence ATGCGTAAACTGCTCGTTGTTCTCCTGATGGTGTTGATCCTCTCACCCGTGCCGGTTACTGCGAATACTGCTGCCGGCACGCCGATCTTGTTTCGTGAAACTGGTCATACGCTGGCGTATGCGTTTCGTGAGTTCTATGATCGACAGGGAGGGTTGCCGATTTTTGGTTATCCCCTCACCGAGGTGTTCATCGAAGATGGCCGCCCTGTGCAATACTTCGAGCGGGCCAGGTTTGAATGGCACGCTGAACTGGCGCTGGTGCAGGTTGGGCATCTCGGTCGGTGGGCGGCGGCGGCGCTGGCGACACATCCGGCATTTGCGCCACTTTCTGCCCCACCACCCAATGCCGATTTCTTTCCTGAAACCGGTCACAGTCTGAGTGGTGCGTTCCGTTCGTTTTGGTGGGCGAATGGTGGCTTACCGACATTTGGCTTTCCGCTTTCAGAGCCGTTTGAATACATCGACAACAACGGTCAGCCTCGTCTGGTGCAGTTCTTTGAGCGTGCCCGTTTCGAGTGGCATCCGCAGAATCCCCCCCGCTATCAAGTCTTGCTCGGTCATTTGGGACGCGAATGGCTGGCAGCCAATCCGGCGCCAGAGTGGGCTATGCAGGCGGTGGCTACCCCTGATGCAGCCTGGTCGGCGGTACGCCCTACCCGTGTGCAGGTGCCACGGATCGGAGTTGATACGGCTGTCGTGAGTGCTGGCTTTTCCTTTGGGGCCTGGGATGTGCCACGCTATACGGCTGTTCATTACTGGCCGATCAGCGGCTATCCCGGTACGACCGGTAATATTGTGATTGCCGGCCATGTCGGCTACCGGGGCATCATCTTCAATCAATTGCCCGCGATCACAGTTGGCGATGAGGTTCTGCTAACTGTCAATGGACAAATCAGGCGCTATACTGTCCGCGAAGTGCTCACAGTGCTTCCTGATGAGACGTGGGTTCTGGCGCCGACCAGTCGCGAAACGCTGACCCTGATCACCTGTGTGCCAATCGGCGTCTATTCACACCGCCTGATCGTTCGGGCAGCACCGGTTGCCGATTCGTGA
- a CDS encoding class I SAM-dependent methyltransferase, giving the protein MHLYDPFARYYDADFRHFHDDIPFYREWARRTGGPILELMCGTGRVLLPLASAGFQLTGVDLSPAMLALARERLHAEGLLDRVTLLEADVRSVILPEHQFPLAFVAVNSFMHLTTIEDQLATLAVVRRALTRRGTLIIDLFNPDPLAITREDGRVQLERSYELDGCFVQKFVVIESDAAEQISHVTFIYDETAANGTLTRRTMQFTMRWLYRFELEHLLARAGFTLRAVYGSYDLEPYSSGSPRLIAVASPRR; this is encoded by the coding sequence ATGCACTTGTACGATCCATTTGCCCGCTATTATGATGCCGATTTTCGCCACTTTCACGACGACATTCCCTTCTACCGTGAATGGGCACGGCGTACCGGTGGGCCGATCCTTGAGCTGATGTGTGGTACTGGCCGCGTGCTGCTGCCGCTGGCCAGTGCCGGCTTTCAACTGACCGGCGTCGATCTCTCGCCGGCAATGTTGGCCCTGGCACGTGAACGATTGCATGCGGAAGGCTTACTCGACCGGGTAACACTGCTTGAAGCTGATGTGCGGAGTGTCATATTGCCTGAACATCAGTTTCCGTTAGCATTTGTGGCTGTAAATTCCTTCATGCATTTGACAACCATCGAAGATCAATTGGCCACACTGGCGGTTGTTCGTCGGGCATTGACCCGGCGGGGGACGTTGATTATCGATCTCTTCAACCCCGATCCGCTGGCAATCACTCGCGAAGATGGTCGGGTACAGCTTGAGCGCAGTTACGAACTCGATGGTTGTTTTGTGCAAAAATTTGTCGTCATCGAGAGTGATGCGGCGGAGCAGATAAGCCACGTAACCTTTATCTATGATGAAACCGCTGCGAACGGTACACTTACCCGACGCACGATGCAGTTCACCATGCGCTGGCTCTACCGCTTCGAGCTTGAACATCTGCTGGCCCGTGCCGGTTTTACCCTTCGCGCAGTCTATGGGAGTTACGATCTCGAACCATACTCGTCAGGCAGTCCGCGTCTGATTGCCGTTGCTTCTCCCCGGCGCTAA
- the fabZ gene encoding 3-hydroxyacyl-ACP dehydratase FabZ translates to MLSIQEIMALIPHRYPFLLVDRIMELEPGVRAVGEKLVSANEPYFQGHFPGNPIMPGVLILEALAQTGAVAALSAPENAGKLVLFAGIDGARFKRVVRPGDTLRLEVQLEKMRRGVGKGQARATVADQLACEAELLFALTDPSR, encoded by the coding sequence ATGCTGTCAATTCAAGAGATCATGGCGCTCATTCCTCACCGCTACCCCTTTCTCCTTGTTGACCGGATTATGGAGCTAGAGCCGGGTGTGCGTGCGGTAGGTGAAAAGCTGGTATCGGCCAATGAACCATACTTTCAGGGGCATTTTCCCGGCAATCCGATCATGCCCGGTGTGCTGATACTGGAAGCACTGGCCCAAACCGGGGCAGTGGCTGCTCTGAGTGCACCGGAAAACGCCGGCAAGCTGGTGCTCTTTGCCGGTATCGATGGCGCACGCTTCAAGCGCGTGGTGCGACCTGGCGATACGTTGCGTCTGGAAGTGCAACTGGAGAAGATGCGGCGTGGAGTCGGTAAAGGCCAGGCCCGCGCTACGGTCGCCGATCAACTGGCCTGCGAGGCCGAATTGCTCTTTGCGCTGACCGATCCTTCGCGCTAG
- a CDS encoding branched-chain amino acid transaminase has protein sequence MPNNRFAFFNGEIVPIEQAQVSVMTNALNYGTGCFEGIRGYWNPDHQQLYVFCLREHMERLHRSARILMMKLPYSTEELCQITIELLRREAFREDVYIRPLLYKSDPAIAVQLHGLTDSFTMFAVGFGQYLAGSAIKACISSWRRIDDNIIPSRAKACGAYLNSALAKSEALLNGYDEAIVLSNDGHVAEASAANLFIVRNGVLITPPTSGDILEGITRQVVMELARNQLGIPVREAPIDRTELYVAEEAFFCGTGAEIKPIVEIDRRPIGDGTVGPIGRMLVNLYADVVRGRVKKYQHWCTPVYELA, from the coding sequence GTGCCCAACAATCGTTTTGCCTTCTTCAACGGCGAGATTGTCCCTATCGAGCAGGCACAGGTCAGTGTGATGACCAATGCGCTCAATTATGGTACCGGTTGCTTTGAAGGGATACGCGGCTACTGGAACCCTGACCATCAACAGCTCTATGTCTTTTGTCTGCGAGAACACATGGAGCGCCTCCATCGCTCGGCCCGTATCTTGATGATGAAATTACCCTACAGCACTGAAGAATTATGTCAAATTACAATTGAGCTGTTGCGACGAGAAGCCTTTCGCGAAGATGTCTACATCCGACCACTCCTCTACAAGAGCGATCCGGCCATTGCCGTTCAGTTGCACGGCCTGACCGACAGCTTCACAATGTTTGCCGTCGGGTTCGGACAATACCTGGCCGGTTCAGCAATCAAAGCCTGTATTTCATCGTGGCGACGGATCGACGATAACATCATTCCCTCGCGGGCCAAAGCCTGTGGCGCCTACCTCAATTCGGCGCTGGCGAAGAGTGAGGCGTTGCTGAACGGTTATGATGAAGCCATTGTGCTGAGTAATGATGGTCACGTCGCCGAGGCATCAGCAGCGAACCTCTTTATCGTGCGAAATGGAGTGTTGATCACGCCACCGACCAGTGGAGATATTCTGGAAGGGATTACACGCCAGGTGGTGATGGAGTTAGCGCGCAATCAATTGGGCATTCCGGTGCGTGAGGCGCCAATTGACCGTACCGAACTCTACGTGGCCGAGGAAGCCTTCTTTTGTGGTACCGGTGCTGAGATCAAGCCTATTGTTGAGATTGACCGGCGCCCGATAGGTGACGGGACGGTTGGGCCGATTGGGAGAATGCTGGTTAATCTCTACGCCGATGTGGTGCGTGGTCGGGTGAAGAAATACCAGCACTGGTGTACACCGGTGTATGAACTGGCATAA
- a CDS encoding MFS transporter, giving the protein MNLSRSTRYRGLIILIVINFMMYAGFFMVIPLVSVHYVQTMGFAAVTVGLALALRQLVQQGVSVGGGVLSDRFGGRGLITAGVLVRAVGFASLAFADTPLLLFGSMLLSALGGALFEAPSRAGIAALTTEEERARAFSINGVGGGLGMVIGPFLGALLLDYGFSTVALAAAACFAFIGAITLFLPPIETATDRNRLGFGLGLALRDRPFLAFTALLMGYWFMWVQLTISLPLVGERLANAADAVRWIYGINAGMTVILQIPVISLFERWLRPLSILILGIALMAFGLGMVALAGSFPLLIGCVIIFTFGTLLATPAQQSVAAALADKRALGSYFGVNALALAVGGGLGNLSGGMLIDLAAAFNLPALPWLAFAGIGFISAVGLTILGNYLQLRSATAQLVGMHR; this is encoded by the coding sequence ATGAACCTCTCGCGCTCAACTCGCTATCGGGGATTGATCATCCTGATCGTCATCAACTTTATGATGTATGCCGGCTTCTTCATGGTCATTCCCCTGGTCTCGGTACATTATGTGCAAACAATGGGTTTTGCTGCGGTGACGGTCGGGCTGGCGCTGGCACTTCGTCAACTCGTCCAGCAGGGGGTCAGCGTAGGCGGTGGGGTACTGTCGGATCGATTTGGCGGGCGCGGCCTGATCACCGCCGGCGTCCTGGTGCGGGCCGTCGGCTTCGCCAGCCTGGCCTTTGCCGACACACCGCTCCTGCTCTTCGGATCAATGTTGCTCTCGGCGCTCGGCGGTGCGCTCTTCGAGGCACCCAGTCGCGCCGGGATCGCTGCGCTAACCACGGAAGAAGAGCGGGCGCGGGCTTTTTCCATCAACGGCGTCGGTGGTGGGCTGGGCATGGTGATTGGCCCGTTTCTCGGTGCACTGCTGCTCGACTACGGTTTCAGTACCGTCGCGTTGGCTGCTGCCGCCTGTTTTGCCTTCATTGGCGCGATTACACTGTTCCTGCCACCGATTGAAACGGCGACCGACCGTAATCGGCTCGGTTTTGGGCTTGGGCTGGCACTGCGTGATCGGCCATTCCTTGCTTTCACTGCCCTTCTCATGGGGTACTGGTTTATGTGGGTACAGTTGACGATTAGTTTGCCACTGGTAGGTGAACGACTGGCCAATGCTGCCGATGCTGTGCGCTGGATTTACGGCATTAATGCAGGAATGACCGTCATCTTACAAATACCGGTCATTAGCTTATTCGAGCGCTGGCTGCGTCCGCTTAGCATCTTAATCCTCGGCATTGCTCTGATGGCGTTTGGCCTGGGGATGGTTGCGCTGGCCGGCTCCTTTCCACTCCTCATCGGATGTGTCATCATCTTCACCTTTGGCACTCTCCTCGCCACACCGGCGCAGCAGAGCGTGGCAGCGGCGTTGGCCGACAAACGAGCACTCGGTTCATACTTCGGAGTCAATGCACTTGCGCTAGCGGTAGGTGGTGGACTGGGCAATCTGAGCGGTGGCATGTTGATCGATCTGGCCGCTGCATTCAATCTGCCCGCATTGCCATGGCTGGCGTTTGCCGGGATTGGGTTCATCAGCGCCGTTGGGCTTACAATACTCGGCAACTACTTGCAATTGCGCAGTGCAACAGCGCAACTGGTTGGCATGCATCGCTAA
- a CDS encoding class I SAM-dependent methyltransferase, protein MDQDLIRWLSSPEGSAVLADLAIRDIREATILSELNRLRRSLPAARARAAIEQALLRRRAISKFPQADRMLFTREALAQASAAPVAAHRARRLAQAGNVADLGCGIGGDTIALADAGAQVIAVERDPIRLALARFNVEVLGLGSRVSFLERDLLREPLPLAAALFCDPARRSGERRLFDPDDFQPPLSHVLSWRQHTPALAVKLAPGIQRSVVPEDAEVEFVSLDGDLKEAVIWCGPCATTSRRATVLGSDGSMSTMIADATTAPSLSPPLAVLYEPDPAVIRAGLVAELAHQLGAYQLAPDIAYLTAHTALPTPFARAWPIITWIPFQLKRLRALVRELDAGVVTVKKRGSPLDTDSLARQLSGSGQRHLVVVLTQMPDGPIAIICSADRADMVT, encoded by the coding sequence ATGGATCAAGACCTTATTCGCTGGCTCAGCTCGCCAGAAGGAAGCGCCGTACTGGCCGATCTGGCGATACGTGACATACGTGAGGCGACCATCCTGAGTGAACTCAATCGGCTGCGGCGTTCACTGCCGGCGGCGCGAGCACGAGCTGCTATTGAGCAGGCATTGCTACGGCGACGGGCAATCAGCAAATTCCCCCAGGCAGACCGGATGCTCTTTACGCGCGAGGCACTGGCACAGGCGTCAGCAGCGCCTGTGGCCGCACATCGTGCCCGGCGGCTGGCCCAGGCCGGCAATGTAGCCGATCTCGGTTGCGGGATTGGCGGTGACACCATTGCACTGGCCGATGCCGGAGCGCAGGTGATCGCCGTCGAGCGCGATCCAATCAGGTTGGCGCTGGCGCGATTCAACGTTGAAGTGCTTGGGCTTGGTTCGCGAGTATCCTTTCTTGAGCGTGATTTGCTGCGCGAGCCGCTACCGTTAGCGGCAGCACTCTTCTGCGACCCGGCCCGGCGGAGTGGAGAGCGACGCCTGTTCGATCCTGATGATTTTCAGCCACCGCTCAGCCATGTACTGAGCTGGCGGCAACACACACCGGCTTTGGCGGTGAAATTAGCGCCGGGCATTCAACGTAGCGTCGTGCCGGAGGATGCAGAAGTAGAATTCGTGTCGCTTGATGGCGACCTGAAAGAGGCTGTTATCTGGTGTGGGCCATGTGCTACCACCAGTCGGCGGGCAACGGTGCTGGGTAGCGACGGGTCAATGTCAACCATGATCGCTGATGCAACGACAGCGCCATCATTAAGCCCACCATTAGCCGTGCTCTACGAACCAGACCCGGCTGTGATCCGGGCAGGATTGGTGGCTGAACTGGCACATCAACTCGGTGCGTATCAACTGGCACCCGATATTGCCTATCTCACCGCTCATACCGCCTTGCCAACCCCTTTTGCCCGCGCCTGGCCTATTATCACCTGGATACCGTTCCAACTCAAACGCCTGCGCGCATTAGTCCGAGAGCTTGATGCCGGTGTTGTTACTGTGAAGAAGCGCGGATCGCCACTCGACACCGATAGCCTGGCCCGTCAGCTCAGTGGTTCGGGGCAACGACACCTGGTGGTTGTCCTCACCCAAATGCCCGATGGGCCAATCGCGATTATCTGTAGCGCAGATCGTGCAGATATGGTAACGTAG
- a CDS encoding MBL fold metallo-hydrolase, producing the protein MATPRLIIPGLYELTLPMPLTSVNVFFLLTAEGVTLIDTGYPDHGAGVLAGLTALDRTPAEVKHIIVTHHHVDHAGNLAVLQRYTQAQIWMHPADADLVAQGQCLRPTLHGSPGLFNRLAFSLARMLLPRTIQPARVDHLIADNEIIPVAGGLQVIHIPGHSAGQIGLYWRVQKTLFVADAVMHRDKSLQLPLVIEDLNTEINSISRLARYDCTTICFGHGPAITGAAGSALQAYAAAVAKR; encoded by the coding sequence ATGGCAACACCACGCCTGATTATTCCAGGTTTGTACGAACTGACCCTGCCAATGCCACTTACTTCGGTAAACGTGTTCTTTTTGCTAACGGCTGAAGGTGTGACTCTGATCGACACCGGTTATCCTGATCATGGCGCCGGTGTGCTGGCCGGGTTGACAGCACTGGACCGCACGCCGGCAGAGGTGAAGCATATCATCGTAACCCACCATCATGTCGATCACGCCGGTAATCTGGCGGTATTACAAAGATACACGCAGGCGCAGATTTGGATGCATCCTGCTGATGCCGACCTGGTTGCGCAGGGGCAGTGTCTACGCCCAACCCTGCATGGCTCTCCAGGTCTGTTCAATCGCCTGGCTTTCAGCCTTGCCAGGATGCTCTTGCCACGAACCATTCAACCGGCGCGGGTCGATCATCTCATCGCCGATAACGAGATCATCCCGGTGGCCGGAGGTCTCCAGGTGATTCACATCCCTGGTCACAGCGCCGGTCAAATCGGCCTGTACTGGCGCGTGCAAAAGACCCTCTTCGTCGCCGATGCTGTTATGCATCGTGATAAGTCGTTACAATTACCACTGGTCATTGAAGACCTGAATACCGAAATCAACAGTATTTCGCGCCTGGCACGCTACGACTGTACTACGATCTGTTTTGGCCACGGGCCGGCTATCACCGGTGCCGCAGGAAGTGCTCTGCAAGCCTACGCTGCGGCTGTGGCGAAGCGATGA